The following coding sequences are from one Leptospira mayottensis 200901116 window:
- a CDS encoding nucleotidyltransferase domain-containing protein has translation MNVIVYPKRDPLGGMNREGLIEKIRFSVQGRVTHGFLFGSIARNEEHAYSDVDLILILDTKVPFLNRPELFPELLALPVELNLFVYTPQEWEKARDQSKYPGFWKSVFENMIRIF, from the coding sequence ATGAACGTTATCGTTTATCCAAAACGGGATCCGCTTGGAGGAATGAACCGAGAAGGGTTGATCGAAAAGATCCGTTTTTCAGTTCAAGGGAGAGTAACTCACGGATTTCTTTTCGGCAGCATTGCTAGAAACGAAGAGCACGCTTATAGCGATGTGGACTTAATTTTAATTTTGGATACCAAAGTCCCTTTTCTCAACAGACCGGAATTGTTTCCCGAACTTCTCGCTCTTCCCGTTGAACTCAATCTATTCGTATATACACCCCAAGAATGGGAGAAAGCCAGGGATCAAAGTAAGTATCCCGGTTTTTGGAAATCAGTCTTTGAGAATATGATTCGGATTTTTTGA
- a CDS encoding DUF3703 domain-containing protein — MNGNLLVQDIGKYRSYLKARYYDKAWSFLELAHLIEQYYLIPHTDSHFHMLLFAVGRKNRKQFFGQLKLGKTSAIKTAESHGIIRL; from the coding sequence TTGAACGGTAATCTCCTCGTTCAAGACATCGGAAAGTATAGATCTTATCTCAAGGCCAGATATTATGATAAAGCCTGGAGTTTTTTGGAACTCGCTCATCTGATCGAACAATACTATCTGATTCCTCATACGGATTCTCATTTTCACATGCTTTTGTTTGCGGTCGGAAGAAAAAACCGAAAACAGTTTTTCGGTCAGCTTAAACTTGGAAAAACCAGTGCCATAAAAACCGCCGAATCGCATGGAATCATTCGGTTGTAG
- a CDS encoding motility protein A: MNPTFIGLSVAFLSVLIAISLEGAHFLSFFKISALLLIIGGTAGATFASFSLEQIKDLILNLQTAVFPRRKPPLGELFLDFAEQARKNGLLSLEDSLKSIQDPFLQRGIQLIVDGTDPRAVEEILFESALAMEDKEANSAKILETAGGFSPTVGIIGTVMGLVGVLENLGAGTRALGEGIATAFIATFYGIAFANLLFFPLANRIRSWSKEQSDRRQAVIRGVIALQSGDNRRILMERMTPFIS, from the coding sequence ATGAATCCTACTTTCATTGGTCTTTCTGTCGCTTTTCTATCCGTTTTGATTGCGATCTCTTTGGAAGGCGCACATTTTCTTTCCTTTTTCAAAATCTCCGCTCTTTTACTCATCATCGGGGGAACGGCGGGCGCGACCTTTGCAAGTTTTTCCCTTGAACAAATCAAAGATCTCATCTTGAATCTTCAGACCGCAGTTTTTCCAAGACGTAAACCCCCTCTTGGCGAACTCTTTTTGGATTTTGCGGAACAAGCCCGTAAAAACGGTCTACTTTCTCTTGAAGATAGTCTTAAATCTATCCAAGATCCGTTTCTTCAAAGAGGAATCCAATTGATTGTGGACGGAACGGATCCTCGTGCAGTGGAAGAAATTCTTTTTGAGTCCGCTCTCGCTATGGAAGACAAAGAAGCGAACTCTGCCAAGATCTTAGAAACTGCGGGAGGGTTTTCTCCTACGGTAGGAATTATAGGAACCGTTATGGGTCTTGTGGGAGTATTGGAGAATTTAGGTGCGGGCACTCGGGCGCTCGGAGAAGGAATTGCTACCGCGTTCATTGCAACTTTTTATGGAATTGCGTTTGCAAATCTTCTCTTTTTTCCCCTTGCCAATCGAATCAGATCTTGGTCTAAGGAACAATCGGATCGTAGACAAGCGGTTATTCGGGGGGTCATCGCTCTTCAAAGCGGAGACAATCGCAGAATTCTGATGGAAAGGATGACTCCGTTTATCAGTTGA
- a CDS encoding MBL fold metallo-hydrolase, producing MPTYEKEVFPGLYTIDCDYISPGIACAYLVVEGEEAAFVENNTNHAVPILLEELRKVGRKPEDVKYIIITHVHLDHAGGTGLLAKYCTNATILAHPKAAPHLINPERLIQSSIQVYGEENFKKLYGEILPVPKERVKSPEDGEEIRWGNRIFKFYYTRGHANHHFCIHDSLSNGIFTGDSFGLGYKDFAVGKVPILYPSTTPTDFNSEEAMDTVDKILSTGADKAYLTHFGVWKDLESGARQMKQGLHAMQNILSSGERSGLKGNALLEFCTGRIKAYLEKELSTQGILLGKKEEMLLEFDSKINAQGLAFQIERKKRSEI from the coding sequence ATGCCAACTTATGAGAAGGAAGTTTTTCCCGGTTTATATACGATTGACTGCGATTACATCTCGCCGGGAATCGCGTGCGCTTATCTGGTAGTCGAGGGTGAAGAGGCGGCCTTTGTGGAAAACAACACGAATCACGCTGTCCCTATTTTGCTCGAAGAATTACGTAAAGTCGGACGCAAACCCGAAGACGTAAAATACATTATCATCACTCATGTTCATCTAGATCACGCGGGAGGCACAGGATTATTGGCAAAATACTGCACTAATGCAACGATCCTAGCACATCCAAAAGCGGCCCCGCATCTCATCAACCCCGAAAGATTGATTCAAAGTTCAATTCAAGTTTACGGAGAAGAAAACTTTAAAAAGTTATACGGAGAAATTCTTCCTGTTCCCAAAGAAAGAGTAAAAAGCCCCGAAGACGGAGAAGAAATCAGATGGGGAAATAGAATATTCAAATTTTATTATACAAGAGGACATGCAAATCATCATTTTTGTATCCATGATTCCTTAAGTAACGGAATATTTACGGGTGATTCTTTCGGACTCGGATATAAGGACTTCGCCGTCGGAAAAGTTCCTATTCTGTATCCTTCCACAACTCCCACCGATTTCAATTCGGAAGAGGCGATGGATACGGTGGATAAAATTCTTTCCACAGGGGCAGATAAAGCCTATCTTACGCACTTCGGAGTTTGGAAGGATTTGGAATCCGGTGCACGCCAGATGAAACAGGGTTTACACGCGATGCAGAATATTCTTTCCTCCGGAGAAAGGTCCGGACTGAAAGGAAACGCTTTACTCGAATTTTGTACGGGGCGGATAAAAGCTTATTTGGAAAAGGAACTTTCGACTCAAGGAATTCTTTTGGGAAAAAAGGAGGAAATGCTTCTCGAATTCGATTCTAAGATCAACGCACAAGGTTTAGCCTTCCAAATCGAAAGGAAAAAACGAAGTGAGATTTGA
- a CDS encoding ABC transporter ATP-binding protein, protein MLQVKNVNKSYLVSGKKLEVLKDVSFRIEEGEFIAIIGPSGSGKSTLLAISAGLDRPDDGEIILDGVPLLKKSEDELAKLRGEKIGFIFQNFQLIKSLNALENVSLPLVLNSKLSSIQIKNQALAWLEKVSMRERASNFPGQLSGGEEQRIAIARSFIHNPKILFADEPTANLDKKNGERVMNLLAELNQKTSSTLIVVTHDRSVAELADRILEMSDGRIVKEIFGKKVRSLRGSKISSTEKKSASNTKRKISRKKR, encoded by the coding sequence TTGTTACAGGTAAAAAATGTCAATAAGTCTTATTTGGTTTCTGGAAAAAAACTCGAAGTACTGAAAGATGTTTCCTTTCGTATTGAAGAGGGAGAATTTATTGCGATTATCGGCCCTTCTGGTTCTGGGAAGTCCACTTTGCTTGCAATTTCGGCCGGTTTGGATCGTCCTGACGATGGAGAAATCATTTTGGATGGTGTTCCTCTTCTCAAAAAAAGCGAAGACGAACTTGCAAAGTTAAGAGGTGAGAAGATAGGATTCATCTTTCAAAATTTTCAGTTGATAAAATCTCTCAATGCGTTGGAAAACGTATCGTTACCTCTCGTGTTAAATTCGAAATTGAGTTCGATTCAAATCAAAAATCAAGCTTTGGCTTGGCTGGAAAAAGTTTCTATGAGGGAAAGAGCTTCCAATTTTCCGGGACAACTTTCCGGAGGAGAAGAACAAAGGATCGCAATTGCAAGATCTTTCATACACAATCCTAAAATTTTATTTGCGGACGAGCCGACCGCGAATCTGGATAAAAAAAATGGCGAAAGAGTAATGAATCTTCTTGCAGAGTTGAATCAAAAGACTTCCTCTACGTTAATCGTAGTTACCCATGATCGCTCCGTTGCTGAACTTGCGGATCGTATATTAGAAATGAGTGATGGTCGAATCGTCAAAGAAATTTTCGGAAAGAAGGTTCGTTCCTTAAGGGGTTCGAAAATTTCCTCCACGGAGAAAAAATCCGCATCAAATACAAAAAGAAAAATTTCCCGGAAAAAACGATGA
- a CDS encoding cytochrome-c peroxidase codes for MEQLTEKMFCLAFLGVVLVYCGPSEKTKKLMDDSNKIFGTIPDKMPGGETDTPELVQLGEKLYFEKRLSANNTQSCNSCHNIIGNAGGVDNLPTSPGAFGKNGVRNSPTVLNAGFHLAQFWDGRAKDLKEQAKGPILNPLEMAMPSATEVEKKIGEIPQYQELFAKAYSDSSMKENSKIASVTMKKITYDNIAGAIAAFERSLKTQDRFDDFQRGDYKALSAEEQEGLEKFLTTGCITCHVGPLLGGNSFRKLGQVNPYENTNDKGRQDLTKNPADAFVFKVPSLRNVAITGPYFHDGKTTTLEEAVKKMAYLQLGKELSESDTKSIATFLKTLTDKN; via the coding sequence ATGGAACAACTTACAGAGAAAATGTTCTGTTTAGCGTTTCTAGGAGTTGTGTTAGTATATTGCGGACCATCTGAAAAAACGAAAAAATTGATGGATGATTCCAACAAGATCTTTGGAACCATTCCGGATAAAATGCCGGGCGGAGAAACCGATACACCGGAATTAGTTCAACTGGGTGAAAAACTATATTTCGAAAAAAGACTTTCCGCGAACAACACACAGTCTTGCAATTCCTGTCATAATATTATTGGGAATGCGGGCGGAGTAGACAATCTTCCTACATCTCCGGGAGCGTTTGGAAAGAACGGAGTTAGAAATTCTCCGACTGTTCTAAACGCAGGTTTTCACTTGGCTCAATTTTGGGACGGGAGAGCAAAGGATCTGAAAGAACAAGCCAAGGGCCCGATTTTAAATCCCTTGGAAATGGCCATGCCTTCCGCCACAGAAGTGGAAAAGAAAATAGGTGAAATTCCGCAATACCAGGAACTTTTCGCAAAAGCTTATTCAGATTCCTCGATGAAAGAAAATTCTAAAATCGCTTCCGTTACAATGAAAAAAATTACTTACGATAATATTGCGGGCGCGATCGCGGCTTTTGAAAGATCCTTGAAAACCCAAGACCGTTTTGACGATTTCCAAAGAGGAGATTACAAAGCTCTTTCTGCGGAAGAGCAGGAAGGTCTGGAAAAATTTTTGACTACGGGTTGTATCACTTGTCACGTCGGTCCTCTTTTGGGCGGGAATTCCTTCCGTAAACTAGGCCAAGTAAATCCATATGAAAATACTAACGACAAAGGTCGCCAAGATTTGACCAAAAATCCCGCGGACGCTTTCGTCTTTAAGGTCCCTTCCCTTCGTAACGTGGCGATTACGGGACCCTACTTCCACGATGGAAAAACGACAACTCTGGAAGAAGCAGTAAAAAAAATGGCTTATCTTCAATTGGGTAAGGAACTCTCCGAATCCGATACAAAGTCAATCGCAACTTTCCTGAAGACGTTGACCGATAAGAACTAG
- a CDS encoding HEPN domain-containing protein, protein MQNPRWKDWLAQAERDLEWAKASLHSGFFAQTCFVCQQVGEKSLKALAFFRGADLVKSHSVKTIAKELNENGEIESIGQKLDLYYIPTRYPDAFMEGAPFEYFEESQAKEAVEFAETLIRIVYEKIP, encoded by the coding sequence ATGCAAAACCCGAGATGGAAAGATTGGCTCGCTCAAGCTGAAAGAGATTTGGAATGGGCCAAGGCGTCTTTGCATTCGGGTTTTTTCGCTCAAACCTGTTTTGTCTGCCAGCAAGTGGGGGAAAAATCTCTCAAAGCATTGGCGTTTTTCCGCGGAGCTGATCTTGTAAAATCCCATTCGGTAAAAACAATCGCGAAAGAATTGAACGAAAACGGAGAGATTGAATCGATCGGTCAAAAATTAGATTTATATTATATACCCACTCGTTACCCCGACGCTTTTATGGAAGGTGCTCCTTTTGAATACTTCGAAGAATCCCAGGCAAAAGAAGCTGTCGAATTTGCGGAAACGTTGATCCGTATCGTTTACGAAAAAATCCCATGA
- a CDS encoding citrate/2-methylcitrate synthase yields MSEFIEIKVGEKSYQFPLISGTDGKKGIDMRGLHQKTGLISYDPGFFNTAYAVSRISRRDPDSGELQYRGYDVADLVQRSTFVETSYLLIYGKLPTEQQLKDFSLKLSKHSLIHEDMINLFDGFPGKGHPLAVLSVMVTSLSSYYPEEYEESLDKGIDHSARLLAKIRTIAAFSYKKIVGQPFVYPLDKHPYCTNFLYMLFSIPSKDYVPTEDIDRILNQLWILYADHEQNVSNTTVQVIGSTQANLFASISSAINALWGSREGGRQVAAVGLIEDILKSRKSVPEYFEKFKGDSERLFSNGFGHKAYEAKSKRAIIASKLFHDFYEKNPVGPIAEVALKIEDYMQNDEYYINQKLYPNLEFYSAVIFHSLGIPKELFTAMQVIGKLPGWLAHWREQRVSGNYSKARPKQIYTGEMGRKYVPLSER; encoded by the coding sequence ATGAGTGAATTCATTGAAATCAAAGTTGGGGAAAAGTCCTACCAGTTTCCGTTGATTTCCGGAACCGACGGTAAAAAAGGGATCGATATGCGCGGACTTCATCAAAAAACCGGACTTATTTCGTACGATCCCGGTTTTTTTAACACCGCATACGCAGTTAGTCGAATTTCTAGAAGAGATCCAGATTCGGGAGAACTTCAATACCGTGGTTACGATGTCGCCGATCTTGTTCAACGTTCTACGTTTGTGGAAACCAGTTATCTTTTGATCTATGGTAAGCTTCCCACCGAACAACAGCTGAAAGACTTTTCTTTAAAACTTTCCAAACATTCTTTGATTCACGAAGATATGATTAATCTTTTCGATGGGTTTCCGGGCAAAGGACATCCTCTTGCGGTTCTTTCCGTGATGGTGACTTCTCTTTCCAGTTATTATCCAGAAGAATACGAAGAATCTTTGGACAAAGGGATCGATCATTCCGCGAGACTTCTTGCTAAAATCAGAACGATTGCGGCCTTTTCTTACAAGAAGATTGTCGGCCAACCTTTCGTGTATCCTTTGGATAAACATCCTTATTGCACGAACTTTCTTTATATGTTGTTCTCGATTCCGTCCAAGGATTATGTTCCTACGGAGGACATTGATCGGATTTTGAACCAACTTTGGATTCTTTATGCCGATCACGAGCAAAACGTTTCTAATACGACGGTGCAGGTAATTGGTTCTACGCAAGCTAACTTATTCGCTTCCATTTCTTCCGCTATCAACGCTCTTTGGGGTTCGAGAGAAGGTGGTCGTCAGGTTGCAGCTGTAGGTTTAATTGAAGATATTCTTAAATCCAGAAAGTCGGTTCCGGAATACTTTGAAAAATTCAAAGGAGACTCGGAAAGATTGTTTTCGAACGGATTCGGACACAAGGCTTACGAGGCGAAAAGCAAGAGAGCCATCATTGCGAGTAAACTGTTTCACGATTTTTACGAAAAGAATCCGGTAGGCCCGATTGCGGAAGTGGCTCTCAAAATCGAAGATTATATGCAAAATGATGAATATTACATTAATCAAAAATTATATCCGAATCTCGAATTCTACAGTGCTGTAATTTTCCATTCTCTTGGAATTCCGAAAGAATTATTTACAGCGATGCAGGTGATTGGAAAGCTTCCGGGTTGGCTGGCGCATTGGAGAGAACAAAGAGTTTCTGGAAACTACAGTAAGGCTCGTCCAAAGCAGATTTATACCGGAGAAATGGGTAGAAAATACGTTCCCCTTTCGGAAAGATAG
- a CDS encoding ABC transporter permease, whose product MKFKLLIQSVLRDFQSRKSSALQIVFAIAIGTGSVTAIHAYREELSRSILKEARNLMGSDLLVQSSSPWTREQKEFMSLTLPKGSETSELVQFASMLRNQENDETSLSLVKTKSGGFPYYGEIVTEPADAYRKLKEGEILLEESLIRNLKLKIGSYVLLGEREFILKGKILKEPGLAGNFLSMAPTSIISGTSLASTGLEQRGSRISYLIPIKLRDPLIAGKYKETNFKKYIQKDLTLYDSTETNSGSRKFLTNTLDFFSLLGLSAFFLGGISILLVSRAGIREKSGALAVLKCLGASPGTVSWIVLGELFFFSLIGSVLGILFGNVLLERIPDLAGEEILSFRPTIGFSSLLWGLFIGILIPFFSSIESLVEIRTLKPILALKQEFQEEADRVPRFRVTQIVGSLILFLSFFVLAWWETESPLKGLILCSVLFFLPLIVFLVYSGIRIFVSRFKNQRNFSPFLVFIVGRFDRPGTSLSLSVIGLTSSLFILLLSLIVSESLLEYSGAKDKERRPNLFVLDIRAEQKEHFEEVVKEFDAEKVIVAPVIGARLSKVNGEVVKKDETEVSALQRDWRSTARTREYFLSYRNDPYPTEKIVDGDFWRKGEEDQISVEKEFSEHLKVNLGDSLTFLVGGVEVTGVIRNFRTVNWADMRPNFVVLFSKGILEKAPSYYLSSLRIESEEKRYNLQKSLISKYPNLTIIDTDKAVRAFLGILEKISFTIRLMTWLILGASLLLVLTALNSSRKERIEETTLLRIIGGTSGFLKKVFLWEGIFLGTFSFLLALLLAWIANTLISRQILEIQSSYPFFEYVLAYMFTIFATTSVYYINLRGEWKKPPITFMKTV is encoded by the coding sequence ATGAAATTCAAATTATTGATCCAATCTGTCTTACGAGACTTTCAATCCAGAAAAAGTTCCGCATTGCAGATCGTATTTGCGATTGCGATCGGAACCGGTTCCGTTACCGCAATACACGCTTATCGAGAAGAGTTAAGCCGTTCTATTTTAAAGGAAGCGCGTAATTTGATGGGCTCCGATCTACTCGTTCAGTCTTCTTCTCCTTGGACTCGGGAACAAAAGGAGTTTATGTCTCTTACTTTGCCAAAAGGCTCCGAAACCTCGGAACTTGTGCAGTTTGCTTCCATGCTTCGAAATCAGGAAAACGACGAAACTTCTTTGTCTTTGGTTAAAACGAAGTCGGGTGGTTTTCCTTATTACGGTGAGATTGTCACAGAACCGGCGGATGCGTATCGCAAACTCAAAGAAGGAGAAATTCTCCTAGAAGAAAGTTTAATTCGGAATTTAAAGCTGAAAATCGGATCCTACGTTTTACTAGGAGAAAGAGAATTTATTTTAAAAGGAAAGATTCTCAAAGAACCGGGACTCGCAGGAAATTTTCTTTCCATGGCTCCCACTTCGATCATATCCGGGACTTCGCTTGCTTCGACCGGATTGGAACAAAGAGGTTCGAGAATCAGTTATTTGATTCCGATCAAACTCCGGGATCCTTTGATCGCTGGAAAGTATAAGGAAACGAATTTTAAGAAGTATATTCAAAAAGACTTAACTCTTTACGATTCAACGGAAACGAATTCGGGTTCCAGAAAATTTTTAACGAATACATTGGATTTTTTCAGTCTTCTCGGTTTGTCTGCATTTTTTCTGGGAGGAATCTCTATTTTACTCGTTAGTCGCGCAGGGATTCGGGAAAAGTCGGGAGCGCTTGCGGTCTTAAAATGTTTGGGAGCGAGTCCGGGAACCGTAAGTTGGATCGTCTTAGGGGAATTATTTTTCTTTTCGTTGATCGGTTCGGTTTTGGGAATCTTGTTTGGAAACGTATTGTTGGAACGGATTCCCGATCTTGCGGGAGAAGAGATTCTGAGTTTTCGCCCGACTATAGGATTTTCCTCCTTACTTTGGGGACTTTTTATTGGAATCTTAATTCCGTTTTTCTCTTCCATCGAATCATTGGTCGAAATTCGAACTCTAAAACCAATTCTTGCTCTCAAGCAGGAATTTCAGGAAGAAGCCGATCGAGTCCCTCGATTTAGAGTCACTCAGATCGTGGGTTCTCTGATTCTGTTCCTTTCGTTTTTTGTGTTGGCATGGTGGGAAACCGAAAGTCCCTTAAAAGGTTTGATTCTTTGTTCCGTCTTATTCTTTCTGCCGTTAATCGTATTTTTAGTATATTCCGGAATCAGAATATTTGTTTCGAGATTTAAGAACCAACGGAATTTTTCTCCTTTCCTAGTGTTTATTGTCGGAAGATTTGACAGGCCGGGCACCTCTCTTTCGCTTTCTGTCATCGGTCTGACGAGTTCTCTTTTTATTCTTCTTTTGTCTTTGATAGTAAGTGAAAGTCTTTTGGAATATAGTGGAGCCAAAGACAAAGAAAGAAGACCGAATCTTTTTGTGTTGGATATTCGAGCCGAACAAAAGGAACATTTCGAAGAAGTCGTAAAAGAATTCGATGCTGAAAAAGTGATCGTCGCGCCCGTGATTGGCGCGAGGTTGTCCAAGGTCAACGGGGAAGTCGTTAAAAAAGATGAAACCGAAGTTTCTGCTTTACAGAGAGATTGGAGATCCACCGCAAGAACCAGGGAATACTTTCTCTCATATCGAAACGATCCGTATCCCACGGAAAAAATAGTAGATGGGGATTTTTGGAGAAAAGGAGAGGAGGATCAAATTTCGGTCGAAAAGGAATTCTCCGAACATCTGAAGGTAAACTTGGGAGACAGTTTGACTTTTCTAGTCGGTGGAGTGGAAGTTACGGGTGTGATCCGGAATTTCAGAACTGTAAATTGGGCTGATATGAGGCCGAATTTTGTAGTGTTATTCTCGAAGGGAATTTTAGAAAAGGCCCCGAGTTACTATTTGAGCTCTTTGAGAATTGAGTCTGAAGAAAAAAGATATAACCTTCAAAAGAGCCTGATTTCGAAATATCCGAATTTAACGATCATTGATACGGATAAAGCGGTTCGAGCTTTCTTAGGAATTCTGGAGAAAATATCTTTTACGATTCGATTGATGACTTGGTTGATCTTAGGCGCTTCTTTGTTACTTGTTTTAACCGCTTTAAATTCAAGTCGCAAAGAGAGAATTGAAGAAACGACTTTGTTACGGATTATCGGTGGAACCTCCGGTTTTTTGAAAAAGGTTTTTTTGTGGGAAGGGATTTTTCTGGGAACGTTTTCATTTTTGTTGGCCTTGCTGTTGGCTTGGATTGCGAATACATTGATCAGTCGACAGATTTTAGAGATCCAATCTTCGTATCCTTTTTTTGAATACGTACTTGCCTATATGTTTACGATTTTCGCAACTACTTCAGTTTATTATATAAATCTAAGAGGGGAATGGAAAAAACCTCCCATTACTTTTATGAAGACGGTTTGA